From Vigna unguiculata cultivar IT97K-499-35 chromosome 5, ASM411807v1, whole genome shotgun sequence, the proteins below share one genomic window:
- the LOC114184882 gene encoding G-type lectin S-receptor-like serine/threonine-protein kinase At1g11300 isoform X2, translating to MDYTKCTNLFFVFVVTCFLSSDAVTATDTISSSQFIKDNETITSTGGNFTLGFFTPQNSTNRYVGIWWQPKFTVIWVANRNQPLNDSSGLVTISEDGNLVVLNGQNQVIWSTNVSNVGSNTTSKLLDSGNLVLQESSSDRTIWESFQHPSDAMLPNMKISTNKVTGEKVKQTSWKSPSDPSTGSFSLSVERLSIPEVFIWNETRPFWRTGPWNSKIFTGLPYMKTYYLEGIHIGDDGEGNVEFLYKEVEEVGFIIYILNSTGNCEERWWNGERKEWVVTWNSHQFECDVYGVCGPFAVCNSESAPTCSCLKGFEPKNKEEWNRKNWTSGCFRRTPLQCERASNQNKSADNTEDGFLEMKMVKVPDFADGSSLRLQPDMCRSRCLENCSCIAYSYDADIGCMSWTENLIDITQFSNGGLDLHVRVAYTELEKERNNKIIIIVSVTVGSTLVLICAYMMWRTISTRHEIIKRLLQFNGGGAPAEYTNDNAFCDLSQVKLQELLTFTIEKLVTATNKFHPSNKLGQGGFGPVYKGQLHDGREIAVKRLSRASGQGLEEFMNEVVVISKLQHRNLVRLLGCCVEGEEKMLIYEYMPNKSLDKYIFDPSKDKVLHWRKRFSIIEGVARGMLYLHRDSRLKIIHRDLKASNILLDVELNPKISDFGMARIFGGNEDEANTKRIVGTYGYMSPEYAMQGLFSEKSDVFSFGVLLLEIISGRRNSSFYDEENCLTLSGFAWIQWTEDNIPSLIDPGIYDPNLRKYFYRCIHIGLLCVQEFAADRPTMATVISMLNSEIADLPPPRKPAFILREYMLSSLSSVRENDLNSLNIVSISDIQGR from the exons ATGGATTACACGAAGTGCACAAATCTGTTCTTCGTTTTCGTCGTgacatgttttctttcttcagATGCTGTTACTGCCACAGACACTATCTCCTCATCTCAGTTCATCAAGGACAATGAAACTATAACCTCCACTGGTGGCAACTTCACCTTGGGATTCTTCACCCCACAAAATTCTACAAACCGTTATGTGGGAATTTGGTGGCAACCTAAATTCACTGTCATATGGGTAGCTAACAGAAACCAGCCACTGAATGATTCCTCTGGACTTGTTACCATATCTGAAGATGGCAATCTTGTGGTGTTGAATGGTCAGAATCAAGTAATTTGGTCAACAAATGTGTCCAATGTTGGATCCAACACTACTTCCAAACTCTTGGATTCTGGGAACCTTGTGCTTCAGGAGAGCTCATCAGACAGAACTATATGGGAAAGTTTCCAGCATCCTTCAGATGCAATGTTACCCAATATGAAGATTTCAACTAACAAAGTAACGGGTGAGAAAGTAAAACAAACATCATGGAAAAGCCCTTCTGATCCATCCACTGGCAGCTTTTCTTTAAGTGTTGAACGCCTTAGTATACCTGAAGTGTTCATCTGGAATGAAACTCGTCCCTTCTGGCGCACTGGTCCATGGAACAGTAAGATCTTTACAGGACTGCCCTATATGAAAACGTATTATCTTGAAGGGATACATATTGGAGATGACGGGGAAGGAAATGTTGAATTCCTTTACAAGGAAGTAGAAGAGGTTGGCTTCATAATCTATATTTTGAATTCAACAGGAAATTGTGAAGAAAGATGGTGGAATGGAGAGAGGAAAGAATGGGTAGTCACATGGAATAGTCATCAATTTGAGTGTGATGTTTACGGTGTATGTGGACCTTTTGCAGTTTGTAATTCTGAAAGCGCCCCAACATGCAGCTGTTTGAAAGGGTTTGAGCCAAAAAACAAAGAGGAATGGAATAGAAAAAACTGGACTAGTGGATGTTTCAGGAGAACACCTCTGCAGTGTGAAAGAGCCAGCAACCAAAACAAAAGTGCAGATAATACAGAAGATGGATTTTTGGAAATGAAAATGGTCAAAGTTCCAGATTTTGCAGATGGGTCATCCCTCAGACTTCAACCAGACATGTGCAGAAGCCGATGTTTGGAAAATTGTTCATGCATTGCATACTCATATGATGCTGATATTGGTTGTATGTCTTGGACTGAGAATCTAATTGACATAACACAATTCTCAAACGGAGGACTTGATTTACATGTACGAGTAGCCTACACAGAACTTG agaaagagagaaacaaCAAAATCATCATTATCGTTTCAGTGACAGTAGGAAGTACCTTAGTTCTCATTTGTGCATATATGATGTGGAGAACGATTTCTACTCGCCACG AGATCATCAAAAGATTACTCCAGTTTAATGGAGGTGGAGCACCTGCAGAATATACAAATGACAATGCATTTTGTGATCTGTCACAAGTCAAACTCCAGGAGCTATTAACATTTACTATTGAAAAGCTTGTAACCGCCACAAACAAATTTCACCCTTCGAACAAACTAGGACAGGGTGGTTTTGGTCCGGTCTATAAG GGGCAATTGCACGATGGGAGGGAAATTGCAGTTAAAAGACTTTCCAGAGCATCTGGGCAAGGTCTAGAAGAGTTCATGAATGAAGTAGTAGTCATTTCCAAGCTTCAACACCGCAATCTTGTAAGACTTCTTGGTTGTTGTGTTGAAGGGGAGGAAAAGATGTTGATTTATGAGTACATGCCAAATAAAAGTTTGGACAAATACATCTTTG ATCCATCAAAAGATAAGGTTCTTCATTGGAGAAAACGGTTTAGCATAATAGAAGGAGTTGCTCGAGGAATGCTTTATCTTCACAGAGATTCCAGGCTAAAAATCATCCACAGGGACTTGAAGGCAAGTAATATCTTGCTGGATGTAGAGCTAAATCCAAAAATATCTGACTTTGGTATGGCTAGAATCTTTGGTGGGAATGAGGATGAGGCAAATACTAAAAGAATTGTTGGAACATA TGGCTATATGTCTCCTGAGTATGCAATGCAAGGACTGTTCTCTGAAAAATCAGATGTCTTTAGTTTTGGGGTTTTGCTACTTGAGATTATTAGTGGAAGACGAAATTCAAGCttttatgatgaagaaaattgTCTTACCCTTTCAGGATTT GCCTGGATACAGTGGACAGAGGACAACATTCCCTCCCTAATAGATCCAGGAATATATGATCCTAACCttcgtaaatatttttataggtGCATACACATAGGACTTCTATGTGTCCAAGAATTTGCAGCAGATAGGCCTACTATGGCTACTGTAATTTCTATGCTAAACAGTGAGATTGCAGATCTTCCTCCTCCAAGGAAGCCTGCATTCATCCTGAGGGAATATATGTTAAGTTCACTTTCCTCTGTAAGAGAAAATGACTTAAACTCCCTCAACATTGTCAGTATTTCAGACATACAAGGCAGATAG
- the LOC114184882 gene encoding G-type lectin S-receptor-like serine/threonine-protein kinase At1g11300 isoform X1 has protein sequence MDYTKCTNLFFVFVVTCFLSSDAVTATDTISSSQFIKDNETITSTGGNFTLGFFTPQNSTNRYVGIWWQPKFTVIWVANRNQPLNDSSGLVTISEDGNLVVLNGQNQVIWSTNVSNVGSNTTSKLLDSGNLVLQESSSDRTIWESFQHPSDAMLPNMKISTNKVTGEKVKQTSWKSPSDPSTGSFSLSVERLSIPEVFIWNETRPFWRTGPWNSKIFTGLPYMKTYYLEGIHIGDDGEGNVEFLYKEVEEVGFIIYILNSTGNCEERWWNGERKEWVVTWNSHQFECDVYGVCGPFAVCNSESAPTCSCLKGFEPKNKEEWNRKNWTSGCFRRTPLQCERASNQNKSADNTEDGFLEMKMVKVPDFADGSSLRLQPDMCRSRCLENCSCIAYSYDADIGCMSWTENLIDITQFSNGGLDLHVRVAYTELEKERNNKIIIIVSVTVGSTLVLICAYMMWRTISTRHVEIIKRLLQFNGGGAPAEYTNDNAFCDLSQVKLQELLTFTIEKLVTATNKFHPSNKLGQGGFGPVYKGQLHDGREIAVKRLSRASGQGLEEFMNEVVVISKLQHRNLVRLLGCCVEGEEKMLIYEYMPNKSLDKYIFDPSKDKVLHWRKRFSIIEGVARGMLYLHRDSRLKIIHRDLKASNILLDVELNPKISDFGMARIFGGNEDEANTKRIVGTYGYMSPEYAMQGLFSEKSDVFSFGVLLLEIISGRRNSSFYDEENCLTLSGFAWIQWTEDNIPSLIDPGIYDPNLRKYFYRCIHIGLLCVQEFAADRPTMATVISMLNSEIADLPPPRKPAFILREYMLSSLSSVRENDLNSLNIVSISDIQGR, from the exons ATGGATTACACGAAGTGCACAAATCTGTTCTTCGTTTTCGTCGTgacatgttttctttcttcagATGCTGTTACTGCCACAGACACTATCTCCTCATCTCAGTTCATCAAGGACAATGAAACTATAACCTCCACTGGTGGCAACTTCACCTTGGGATTCTTCACCCCACAAAATTCTACAAACCGTTATGTGGGAATTTGGTGGCAACCTAAATTCACTGTCATATGGGTAGCTAACAGAAACCAGCCACTGAATGATTCCTCTGGACTTGTTACCATATCTGAAGATGGCAATCTTGTGGTGTTGAATGGTCAGAATCAAGTAATTTGGTCAACAAATGTGTCCAATGTTGGATCCAACACTACTTCCAAACTCTTGGATTCTGGGAACCTTGTGCTTCAGGAGAGCTCATCAGACAGAACTATATGGGAAAGTTTCCAGCATCCTTCAGATGCAATGTTACCCAATATGAAGATTTCAACTAACAAAGTAACGGGTGAGAAAGTAAAACAAACATCATGGAAAAGCCCTTCTGATCCATCCACTGGCAGCTTTTCTTTAAGTGTTGAACGCCTTAGTATACCTGAAGTGTTCATCTGGAATGAAACTCGTCCCTTCTGGCGCACTGGTCCATGGAACAGTAAGATCTTTACAGGACTGCCCTATATGAAAACGTATTATCTTGAAGGGATACATATTGGAGATGACGGGGAAGGAAATGTTGAATTCCTTTACAAGGAAGTAGAAGAGGTTGGCTTCATAATCTATATTTTGAATTCAACAGGAAATTGTGAAGAAAGATGGTGGAATGGAGAGAGGAAAGAATGGGTAGTCACATGGAATAGTCATCAATTTGAGTGTGATGTTTACGGTGTATGTGGACCTTTTGCAGTTTGTAATTCTGAAAGCGCCCCAACATGCAGCTGTTTGAAAGGGTTTGAGCCAAAAAACAAAGAGGAATGGAATAGAAAAAACTGGACTAGTGGATGTTTCAGGAGAACACCTCTGCAGTGTGAAAGAGCCAGCAACCAAAACAAAAGTGCAGATAATACAGAAGATGGATTTTTGGAAATGAAAATGGTCAAAGTTCCAGATTTTGCAGATGGGTCATCCCTCAGACTTCAACCAGACATGTGCAGAAGCCGATGTTTGGAAAATTGTTCATGCATTGCATACTCATATGATGCTGATATTGGTTGTATGTCTTGGACTGAGAATCTAATTGACATAACACAATTCTCAAACGGAGGACTTGATTTACATGTACGAGTAGCCTACACAGAACTTG agaaagagagaaacaaCAAAATCATCATTATCGTTTCAGTGACAGTAGGAAGTACCTTAGTTCTCATTTGTGCATATATGATGTGGAGAACGATTTCTACTCGCCACG TAGAGATCATCAAAAGATTACTCCAGTTTAATGGAGGTGGAGCACCTGCAGAATATACAAATGACAATGCATTTTGTGATCTGTCACAAGTCAAACTCCAGGAGCTATTAACATTTACTATTGAAAAGCTTGTAACCGCCACAAACAAATTTCACCCTTCGAACAAACTAGGACAGGGTGGTTTTGGTCCGGTCTATAAG GGGCAATTGCACGATGGGAGGGAAATTGCAGTTAAAAGACTTTCCAGAGCATCTGGGCAAGGTCTAGAAGAGTTCATGAATGAAGTAGTAGTCATTTCCAAGCTTCAACACCGCAATCTTGTAAGACTTCTTGGTTGTTGTGTTGAAGGGGAGGAAAAGATGTTGATTTATGAGTACATGCCAAATAAAAGTTTGGACAAATACATCTTTG ATCCATCAAAAGATAAGGTTCTTCATTGGAGAAAACGGTTTAGCATAATAGAAGGAGTTGCTCGAGGAATGCTTTATCTTCACAGAGATTCCAGGCTAAAAATCATCCACAGGGACTTGAAGGCAAGTAATATCTTGCTGGATGTAGAGCTAAATCCAAAAATATCTGACTTTGGTATGGCTAGAATCTTTGGTGGGAATGAGGATGAGGCAAATACTAAAAGAATTGTTGGAACATA TGGCTATATGTCTCCTGAGTATGCAATGCAAGGACTGTTCTCTGAAAAATCAGATGTCTTTAGTTTTGGGGTTTTGCTACTTGAGATTATTAGTGGAAGACGAAATTCAAGCttttatgatgaagaaaattgTCTTACCCTTTCAGGATTT GCCTGGATACAGTGGACAGAGGACAACATTCCCTCCCTAATAGATCCAGGAATATATGATCCTAACCttcgtaaatatttttataggtGCATACACATAGGACTTCTATGTGTCCAAGAATTTGCAGCAGATAGGCCTACTATGGCTACTGTAATTTCTATGCTAAACAGTGAGATTGCAGATCTTCCTCCTCCAAGGAAGCCTGCATTCATCCTGAGGGAATATATGTTAAGTTCACTTTCCTCTGTAAGAGAAAATGACTTAAACTCCCTCAACATTGTCAGTATTTCAGACATACAAGGCAGATAG